The genomic region atacaTAACTTTATACATGCTTCagtatgcacacacatacatacacaatttacctagctatatatatatatatatatatatatatatatatatatatatatacatacatacacacacacacacacatttattaacCCTACctataaaagaaaactttttgcatttttaacaacattattttctttatttatgaatcaatttgatttccagaatgaggaaaagggctggcaAAATTACtctagaccccactcacccagcccactacctatttgaactgttgccttctggccgacgctacagagcacaaagcaccagaaccatcaggcacacaaacagttttttccctcagactatccatctcatgaactgttaaaactatactataattacatgcaatacacagtcaattatattatttaacatatcctacctcttctgcattacattcccttgcactgtatataacagatttgtatttgtacatactatatgtgtatttttgtcttattgtgtatttctatatatacttatatttctattcgctttttatttttattctatttttttattttttatttcctctGTCTTGTTtctgcactggaagcttctgtcataaagaaaaattccttgtatgtggaagcatacttggcaataaagctctttctgattctgatttgacCATGCACAGAAACATGAACATTAATCTAATCTCAGTGCCATACCAACTTTCTtgcataaaacacacaaacacacacacacacacacacacgcacacacacgcacatacacgcacacacacgcacacgcactctctctctctctctcgctctctcacctGACTCCGTctcttccccagtcactgccatctctaTGCTGTAGTAATCCAGTTGTGATTTTCTTTTAGGCACTATGTTCAGTATTTTCTCTTTATTCTGAAAGCTCTGTCTTTTCCTTCCAGTTGGTTCACTGACTGCTTCTCCCTCAGTCCTAAGTgcagtttctctctctcatacactctttctgtctctcttgttTGTGTTGTGACACTTTTGCCTTtaaccctccctctctctctctctctctctcttgtactctCTCTCTCAGCCAGATTACTATTAAGGGCATTGACATCACTATGACATCACTGCAGTCTCACAGGGAAATAACACGCTGTCTCTTGAGAATGCCCTCCTCACactcatgtgtatgtgtgtgtgtgtaatatacacAAGCTTTGTAATTAAACATTAGTGCTAAAGCTCATGCCCTGAAGGAAATgtaaaactgtaataataattggatagttcatccaaaaatgaaggaGCACCAAAGAAGATGCTAGGCAAactgttggcctcagtcaccattcattttcattgcatttttctcCCCATCCAATGGAAGTGAGTGATGACTGAGGccaaaattctgcctaacatatccttttgtgttttgcaaaagaaCGTAAGTCATATGAGGtatgtgagtaattgatgacagaattgttattattgggcaaactatccctttgattTAGAAATGTTGACTTAAACTTTTAAGTTCAATGCAGAAgaggagaaaagaggagaggagaggaaggGGCGGATAAGTTATTGAGATTGATGTATTTTTAGATCATGATGACGCAGAAGCatttcaacaaaaacaaaaggataCTGTGCCCATTTCACCTCAGAACACTACATAGGCATCTGGAATGCCATGGCCGTCTTATCATATTGTTTACAAAGATGTAAGTTCAAATATAActcaaacataaataaataaactctgtgGCAACAGGTCTCAAATAATATGAAGCATTTCCATCTACAGTATTTTCAATAAACAGAATGTCTGATTTGGGAGTTTAACTTCTGTAATCTGATATAACAGTTTTactaaattcatatttaaatatcaAAAATGCATCTGTAGTAGATTTATGATGACTGGGTCTagccaaacacaaacacacacacacacacacacacaaaaacacacacacactcagagacAACTTATAAATGTGACTTTTCCAGAAACAATAGCATTAGTATTAAATGTGTTCTTTAAAGTTTAACGTTGTATTTTCATTCAGCAGTAAACCAGTTTACAATCCAAAAGTATTATATGTGCAAACCTAAAACATTTTCAACCCGAGTTTGTCAAGTCTGTCAACTTCATTACAGCAACAGATTTAACCAGTTTTTGCTCTATTCTTATGAGCACATGCTGCTAAGAGTGACACTTCAGCATGTAATAAAACAAGTCCAACAAGTTTCCCACAATGCAACCTGTGTTTAGTGTGCCTCCGTGACCAGGGTCTTGTATCAGCAACATAGTTCATGCAGACACATTGTTAATTTGTTTAGCATTTTCACTTTGCTGTAACAAAGGAAATTATGATTTGTATAACACAtggaaaaaacaacatttaatctACTTCTATATGACTGACTTTAGAAACAATAGAAGGGGAAAGATGTAgttgagattaaattatttcattaaaaattgtAATGGAAAACAGATTTTCTATTAACTGAATGGCATGTTTTATTGACCagttaaaatgcttctatttggaatttttctatttttttttcccactACAATATTAAATGATCAGCATTTTTGAGTAAAAGATAACATGGATTTGAGAATTAATTAGTACGTCCCCCTTTTGccataatgacagcatgcactcgagcggGCATGGACTCAACAAGTTTTTGCAaaatctgatgatccatgttttccCAGCATGGTCTGAGATtgctccaaagagcatcttgagtgcttcagtggaagcaaggaaatctgaccttttgtgcaaaacatgatcatgaatttgatcattttgattagtgacctagaaatagcgCAGAATCTTAAATACTTCTTCACTTTGtatcataatgtttttttttgttttacattcatTATAATCTTAAAACTGCTTATTTTAaggtttaaatcagatttttaatGCCAAATTATTAATACAGTCTCAGAATTTTTAAccacactgtatgtgtgtgtgggtatgagAGACAGACAGCATTTCGATGTCTTACCCTGAACGAGCACCTGTCCATCAGACAGCAGTAGCTGTTGTCCAGGATCCCCATACTGCAGAATAGTTGCCCCAGGCTGCGGTGTGGCAGGGCTGGGGAAAGTCCGAGCCTGAACCCCCTGCAAGGCCTCTCCTCCAGGCCCAGCCAGCTGTATCGCTCCACCTTGAGTGATTGCAACTGCGCAGACACAAAAAATTAGAGAGTTTAAGAGTCACACTCAGACGGTTTGTCATGCTTGCTCATATTTGTGCTGCTAAAACaccaggggccagttgcaccagctatatgtacagtaagttacaacttagcctagttgtggcgtaaatgggcactaagtcacaatttatgcactatgAAATATGTGAGCATTGTACCATTAAACTTAGGCAGAACGTAAaactatgtataaactaaatatttatggaagcctccgaccaggagtaatggatggaataaaaaagcagacacatttaatgacatcaatgagctcatgttttggttgacagcttcattcctttcgacatatatgatgatattggcatttacactcgtttacatttactgGAGAAAACATTACGTAAAAAAACGTATTCAGctgaaaccgatctaatggtgctCTTTCCTGTAtgccgcccggtgtcaagtttcaacataatatgtaaaatattaaaatgaataaatgtctatttttccagcctgttgtattagtatttatttatttccccttattcattttagttacagttattgaatattgttatttaaacaggctaaatataccattaatgaaatcttgtttgcGTATcatatttcaatggggatataatttattacagctgacagttatttgAGCAAACAAGgtctgaacatcaaccgtaacaagatcaaactgaaattcaccactttttaacacttctggTACAaatctggagtggtggtggcgtagtgggctaagcacataactggtaatcagaaggttgctggttcaatccccacagccatcaccattgtgtccttgagcaaggaacttaactccaggttgctccagggggattgtccctgtaataattgcactgtaagtcactttggataaaagcgtctgccaaatgcataaatgtaaatgtaaatctgaaTGCTGCTTATTGGGTCAATacaagtaaacgtcatattatgtgactacgcatcaCTTTACTGAGAACTcacaacctactagttaagtcttgccttaagaacaggtggtgcaaccaaattaagcactgacttagttacaaactaactagtagttattaagcccttagtgtgaactttacatctcaacttaagtgagaccttacacacagctggtgcagccCTACCCTGGATTAAAAAATAAGGGTTAGTAAATGTTTGGGAAACATTTGTTGATTATCTggtgttttggtaaaaaaaaaaaaaagaaaaaaaagtacatgTTTAACAATACCACCATTTTGAGGGTAATTATTAACCGATTAATTGTTTTTGATTAACCTttttttcaggcttgtttatagttaagtcccacattatgcatcaaaacataattttgtgattttggttgcacaataaactgaatcaggcattatatttattttggactcttgttgcctCAGTAAGAAAAGaataagattaaaaataaataaatcgattttaaaaaacgATTAACTGGTTATCTGCCTTTTACACCACCTTAATTCTGCCTCCCAAACAAAGAGAGAATAGTTTGAGTAATAAATTCAAACATACTGTATTGCCCTGAGCTGGTCTGGTAAACTGAAGATGGTGCTGTCACCGTAGCAACACTAGAGGAGGGTGGGGCTTCCTCCTCCACTTTGTCCTCTTCTTCAATCTTTGGCACAGCAGGTACATCTGATGACAACTCATTAAAAATTTTCCTGaacatacacaaataaaaaaaaaaaaaaaactctgaaaacaaacaagcaaaacttGCAAATGCCTTCCAGTCAATAGTAAACCttcaaagggttagttcaccttaaaatgaaaattctcttattatttactcaccctcatgccatcccagatgtgtatgactttttgtcttctgcagaacacaaacaaagattttttgaaatatatctcagctctgtaggtccacacattgtaagtgaatggtgaccaaaactttgaagctccaaaaagcacataaaggcagcatcataagccgcttttccaccatcgggctgaatgGTTCTGGGCATGGTACGGAACGGTTACATTAGTATTTCCAgggaaaaaagcagtcctaaaaactggaatatgcgatcatcctccatagcacgccgcactcgctccaatgtttacctctcacgcgGATCTGTTACATACATTCTACTGATTTCAtggcaccacagtggaaaaagaaagcgTAACCGTGCCAACTGGCCCGGACTGGCACAGAAAGGTACAGTTTTGCAACGAGAACTGTTCggccgatggtggaaaagcagctaaagtaatccatacaactccactggtttaatccatgtcttctgaagagatccagtcgattttgggtgggaacagaccaaaatataacacctttttcactataaaccttgacatgatataaatcatgatttcaagctcgatcacACTTCCTAGCACCACCAAGACTAGCGCTCTGCGCAGGCATCAataactaggaagtgtaatcgagctagaaATAATGAttgtgcctaaagactgcaatgggaAGATGTACATTGAAATAGGTTTTACAGTCATATGGATTGtctttatgcgctttttggagcttcaaagttttggtcaccattcacttgcattgtatggacctacagagctgagatattcttcttaaaatctttgtttgttctgcagaagaaagaaagtcatactaatctgggatggcatgaggatgagtaaataatgagagaactttcatttttgggtgaactattcctttaagtaaatatCATCAACTTATATTTGACTTCATCATCAGCACAGAGGTGTACAAAAATTTAAGATTAAGCTTAAGTGGTaacagagatgtttgattggtcACTCAGAATTGAGCTCACCTGTAAGAAGGTCGTCTGGACAGAATCTCCCTCCTCTTCTGAGGATCTGATGGTGTTGTACCCAAGCTACCAGTAGCAACTACCTGAAAACATCCACACATAACCAAATAATGAATGCCATTTGGAGCTTTTAAAAAAGCACTGTAAACAAAGGAAACACTTAATGAATTATACATAAATTTATATATCAACATGCCATGTGATCATGAGTATTATATCTTCTCCTGAGTAGATTTGATTTGTCTGacgtaagtgtgtgtgagtgagcatgCAAAAAGATCAGACGCATAATTGACTTTCACACAACTTCAATCTCATTACTGCTGCATACTGCTATTCTTACTCTGCATGTTCCTATGTCAGTCTGCTTCTCCTTCATCCCATTGATCCCAGTATGAGCCCTGTGATTGGTTGCTGCTCTAACTGTACATAATGTGATTGGTTAAAGAACTCCAGATCAAGGAACAAGTGAATGAATAACTGAACTGTGTTTGAAGGacttgaaattaaaatgtaccATATTTCCTTTTTGAATGCATGGTATTGGTCTTATTATACAGGATTCAActatgcatgttattccaaatgaaAAAACTGTCCAGCCTTGTCTCAAATGATGCGCTATACACAATGCatttacaatatacactatacactaaGCCATGTCCTGaaattcattcatgtttttttacTAAACGGAAGCACTCGCTGTTTTTCAGCTGACGGAGGGGGTGTTTCAAATGCATGTGATGCGTTTTTGCTAGCTTTAGCATGCTGGCCAAACTCAGTTCAtcacttatatctcaaataatgtaaatatttacacagcttggggtgatg from Myxocyprinus asiaticus isolate MX2 ecotype Aquarium Trade chromosome 5, UBuf_Myxa_2, whole genome shotgun sequence harbors:
- the LOC127441037 gene encoding cAMP-responsive element modulator-like isoform X3; translation: MLIYKFMYNSLSVSFVYSAFLKAPNGIHYLVMCGCFQVVATGSLGTTPSDPQKRREILSRRPSYRKIFNELSSDVPAVPKIEEEDKVEEEAPPSSSVATVTAPSSVYQTSSGQYIAITQGGAIQLAGPGGEALQGVQARTFPSPATPQPGATILQYGDPGQQLLLSDGQVLVQAATGDMPAYQIRSPSSGLPPGVVMAASPGAMHSPQQNAEEATRKREVRLMKNREAARECRRKKKEYVKCLENRVAVLENQNKTLIEELKALKDIYCHKPE
- the LOC127441037 gene encoding cAMP-responsive element modulator-like isoform X4 — translated: MKEKQTDIGTCRVVATGSLGTTPSDPQKRREILSRRPSYRKIFNELSSDVPAVPKIEEEDKVEEEAPPSSSVATVTAPSSVYQTSSGQYIAITQGGAIQLAGPGGEALQGVQARTFPSPATPQPGATILQYGDPGQQLLLSDGQVLVQAATGDMPAYQIRSPSSGLPPGVVMAASPGAMHSPQQNAEEATRKREVRLMKNREAARECRRKKKEYVKCLENRVAVLENQNKTLIEELKALKDIYCHKPE